The Microcoleus sp. FACHB-831 sequence TGGCCCGGAGCATAGTTATCTGAAGGACTTGGGTCGTGCTGAGTATTACAGCGTAACTGACCAACAGGCTTTGGATGCGTTTAAGCGACTGTCTCAGTTAGAGGGAATTATCCCAGCGCTAGAGACATCTCACGCGATCGCCTACCTGGAAACTCTTTGCCCTCAACTAAGTGGCAACCCCAGAATTGTAATTAACTGCTCTGGACGCGGCGATAAAGATGTGAACACAGTCGCGAAGTTCTTAAATATAGGTGAATCATCCCAAACGTAATGCAAAAATCTTTTGCAGAAATTGCGATCGCAGCCCTGGTTATTGCTGGTGGAATTAGTGGCTGCGATTCTATTTCCATCGGGGACATTCTCCCGCCAGCAACTCAAGAGCCTGCTCCAGCACCAGTGTCTAAAAGTTCAAATGCCTATAGTGCTTTGGAACAGTCTGCTCACGAACAGGTAAATCAGTATCGTGCGTCCCTCAACTTGCCGCCGCTAAAGCTAGATCCGCGTATTAGCGAAGTGGCAAGAGAACACAGCAAGGCGATGGCAAGCGATCGCGCTACTTTTAGCCATGATGGTTTTGAGCAGCGAGCGAATAAGGTAAACAAGGCGATT is a genomic window containing:
- a CDS encoding CAP domain-containing protein, yielding MQKSFAEIAIAALVIAGGISGCDSISIGDILPPATQEPAPAPVSKSSNAYSALEQSAHEQVNQYRASLNLPPLKLDPRISEVAREHSKAMASDRATFSHDGFEQRANKVNKAIVYRSFAENLAFNQGYKDPVRQAVQGWIKSPGHRQNMEGKFDMTGIGVAKNADGEYYFTQLFVRRLW